CAATGAGATCCTGACCAGTCTGATGCTGGTCTATGTAGCGCAGCTCTTCCTCGATTGGCTGGTTCGGGGACCTTGGCGCAACCCGAACGGCATGAATTTTCCGGAAACGCGCACGTTTTCAGCCGATGCCATTCTCCCGGAAATGATCGCCTCGGGGCGCGCCCATTGGGGTTTTGCCTTTGCCATTATCGCGGCCGTGCTCATCTGGCTGATGATGCGGTTCACGCTGAAGGGGTTCGAAATCTCGGTGCTCGGGCAATCGGAGCGGGCAGGGCGGTTCGCCGGTTTCTCCTCCCGCAAGATGATCTGGTTTTCCATGCTGCTTTCCGGCGCTATGGCCGGACTTGCAGGCATCTCCGAGGTTAGCGGTGCAATCCAGCAGCTGCGCCCGGTGATTTCGCCCGGTTATGGCTTCACCGCCATCATCGTCGCGTTTCTCGGCAGGCTCAATCCCCTTGGCGTTGTCGCGTCAGGCCTCGTGCTCGCGCTTACCTATCTCGGCGGGGAGGCGGCGCAATTGTCACTCGGTGTTTCCGACAAGGTGACGCGGGTATTCCAGGGCCTCCTTCTCTTCTTCGTGCTCTCCTGCGATACGCTGATCCATTACAAGATCCGCATGGTCTGGGCGGATATCAACCGAACGGCCAATGACGGAGGAGCGCACTGATGGGCATCGTAGAAGCCATCCTGCTTACCGTCATCACGGCAGCAACCCCGTTGGTCATAGCGGCCCTTGGTGAACTGATCACCGAACGGTCCGGCGTCCTCAATCTCGGCGTCGAGGGCATGATGATCATGGGCGCGGCCTGCGCCTTCGTTGCGACGCAGCTTACCGGCTCGCCCTATATCGGCATCCTCGCCGGCATCGCGTCCGGCGCGCTGTTCTCGCTGCTCTTTGGCTTCCTGACCTTGACGTTGGTCGCCAATCAGGTCGCCACGGGTCTGGCGCTGACAATCCTGGGACTGGGCGTTTCCGGCATGATCGGCGAACCCTATGTCGGGCAGTCCGGCACCAAACTCCCGCAGATCGTTTTCCCGCTGCTGGCAGATATCGCTTATCTCGGGCCGCTGCTGTTCAAGCAGGACCTGATCTTTTATCTGTCGATCGCGCTGGTGGTCGGGGTCAACTGGTTTCTGTTCAAGAGCCGGGCCGGCCTCATGTTGCGCTCGGTCGGCGACAGCCATTCGTCAGCCCATGCGCTTGGCATCAACGTCATCCGCACGCGCTATCTGGCCGTCATGTTCGGTGGCGCCTGCGCCGGATTGGCAGGTGCGCAGCTATCGCTCGTCTACACGCCGCAATGGGTGGAAAACATGTCGGCCGGCCGGGGCTGGATCGCTCTGGCGCTGGTGGTGTTTGCTTCCTGGCGGCCTTGGCGCGTCGTGGTGGGCGGTTATCTGTTCGGAGCGGTGACGATTGCCCAATTGCATCTCCAGGCCTTTGATCTGGAAGCATTTTTGCATTCTATTCTATCTCTTTCTTCCGATTCGATGTCTCAGACACTTCTGAACATTGTGGTGGGCGCTCTGAAAACGCCGCAGTTCCTTTCCGCTCTTCCCTATCTTGCGACAATTGCTGTACTAATCGTCATCTCGCACAACCGTCGTACGACGCTGATCAACACGCCGGCGTCTCTCGGCAAATCCTTCGTGCCGGATCGATAAAACAACAAAATTTCAAAACCAAACCACAGGGGTCAATATGAAAAAACTTCTTTTCGCGCTTGCAACGACTGCGGCCGTTCTCGGCTTCACAGCTGCCGCCAGCGCCCAGGACAAGGCCAAGATCTGCTTCATCTATGTTGGCTCCAAGACCGACGGCGGCTGGACGCAGGCTCATGACCTCGGACGCCAGGAGCTGGAAAAGGCTCTCGGCGACAAGATCGAGACCCAGTTCCTCGAAAA
This genomic stretch from Pararhizobium capsulatum DSM 1112 harbors:
- a CDS encoding ABC transporter permease — encoded protein: MRIELEKRPKVSALFSILSPFIALVLTLIAGALMFALLGKSPVTALYSFFVEPLMEVWSLHELAIKAGPLILIAVGLSVCYRSNNWNIGAEGQFIMGAIAGSIIPVVFYQWQSPLVLPLMLLLGMVGGALFAGIPAFLKAHMNTNEILTSLMLVYVAQLFLDWLVRGPWRNPNGMNFPETRTFSADAILPEMIASGRAHWGFAFAIIAAVLIWLMMRFTLKGFEISVLGQSERAGRFAGFSSRKMIWFSMLLSGAMAGLAGISEVSGAIQQLRPVISPGYGFTAIIVAFLGRLNPLGVVASGLVLALTYLGGEAAQLSLGVSDKVTRVFQGLLLFFVLSCDTLIHYKIRMVWADINRTANDGGAH
- a CDS encoding ABC transporter permease, with the protein product MGIVEAILLTVITAATPLVIAALGELITERSGVLNLGVEGMMIMGAACAFVATQLTGSPYIGILAGIASGALFSLLFGFLTLTLVANQVATGLALTILGLGVSGMIGEPYVGQSGTKLPQIVFPLLADIAYLGPLLFKQDLIFYLSIALVVGVNWFLFKSRAGLMLRSVGDSHSSAHALGINVIRTRYLAVMFGGACAGLAGAQLSLVYTPQWVENMSAGRGWIALALVVFASWRPWRVVVGGYLFGAVTIAQLHLQAFDLEAFLHSILSLSSDSMSQTLLNIVVGALKTPQFLSALPYLATIAVLIVISHNRRTTLINTPASLGKSFVPDR